The Sphaeramia orbicularis chromosome 16, fSphaOr1.1, whole genome shotgun sequence genome window below encodes:
- the chd4b gene encoding chromodomain-helicase-DNA-binding protein 4 isoform X7, with product MSASEDERGDFGVAEEHSLLHDEDEPEDAVSDVEEVPKSKKKKKAKKSSRESRSSKRQRPIREELPVSSPEHLIGVEAAERDADEAVVRSESEGSDYAPGRKKKKRSSSAKEKKKGAATEKGGSSSSKSKRKDPEPDDDDDDDDDCQPKSSTQLLEAWGMKDIDHVFTQEDYSSLTNYKAFSQFVRPLIAAKNPKIAVSKMMTLMMAKWREFSTNNPLKGCATANAALAAANVAAAVENMVAADGSAEAGAATSPASAPVAAAAPTPATPPAAPAPPLRKAKTKEGKGPNARKKSKSSAKPPPKPKPKKVAPLKIKLGGLNSKRKRSSSDEDEPDVDSDFDEGAFSVSDGSNRSSRPKKKTKSAKKKKKETEDGDGYETDHQDYCEVCQQGGEIILCDTCPRAYHMVCLDPDMEKAPEGKWSCPHCEKEGIQWEARDDLSEAEGEDEEDRRDEGVEEEDDHHIEFCRVCKDGGELLCCDTCPSSYHIHCLNPPLPEIPNGEWICPRCKCPPMKGKVQKVITWRWGEPPAPTPVPRPADLPADAPDPPPLAGRREREFFVKWCNMSYWHCSWVLELQLELNCQVMFRNYQRKTDMDEPPPVDFGGEGDDDKSTKRKNKDPLFVHMEEEFYRYGVKMEWLMIHRVLNHSVDKKNNVHYLIKWRDLPYDQSTWESEDMDIPEYDPYKQTYWNHRELMMGEEGRPGKKLKKQVKVKKAERPPANPVVDPTIKFDRQPEYLDSTGGTLHPYQLEGLNWLRFSWAQATDTILADEMGLGKTVQTAVFLYSLYKEGHSKGPFLVSAPLSTIINWEREFEMWAPDMYVVTYVGDKDSRAIIRENEFSFEGNAIRGGKKASKMKKDSPVKFHVLLTSYELITIDQAVLGSIEWACLVVDEAHRLKNNQSKFFRVLNNYPLQHKLLLTGTPLQNNLEELFHLLNFLTPERFNNLEGFLEEFADIAKEDQIKKLHDMLGPHMLRRLKADVFKHMPSKTELIVRVELSPMQKKYYKFILTRNFEALNTRGGGNQVSLLNVVMDLKKCCNHPYLFPAAATEAPKLPNGMYEGTSLTKASGKLMLLQKMMKKLKEGGHRVLVFSQMTKMLDLLEDFLENEGYKYERIDGGVTGNMRQEAIDRFNAPGAPQFAFLLSTRAGGLGINLASADTVIIYDSDWNPHNDIQAFSRAHRIGQNRKVMIYRFVTKASVEERITQVAKKKMMLTHLVVRPGLGSKTGSMSKQELDDILKFGTEELFKDEIGEGDNKEDDSSVIHYDDQAIERLLDRNQDATDDTELQSMNEYLSSFKVAQYVVKDEDDEEEVEREVIKQEESVDPDYWEKLLRHHYEQQQEDLARNLGKGKRTRKPVNYNDGSQEDRDWQEDQSDNQSDYSVASEEGDEDFDERTEANARRPNRKGLRNDRDKPLPPLLARVGGNIEVLGFNARQRKAFLNAVMRYGMPPQDAFTNQWLVRDLRGKSEKEFKAYVSLFMRHLCEPGADGAETFADGVPREGLSRQHVLTRIGVMSLIRKKVQEFEHVNGQWSMPWMAELEENKRAAALAAGEDPKTPSSGTPADTQPNTPVPEDLSKSEDKEDMKKEGEDSKGPKKTDDPEIIEIPDESEKSPVSERKEGEADLAAGKEEKETGGADEAKEKEADDLSKDKDDKSAETAEKETLAEVKGEEGKADSEDLKADDGKEEKMDTSSSTEEKKEQKEEKDGVKTEESGKLQNGDNTKEGGTTIPVVNVSEEKKKATKQRFMFNIADGGFTELHSLWQNEERAATVTKKTFEIWHRRHDYWLLAGIIQHGYARWQDVQNDVRFAILNEPFKGEMSRGNFLEIKNKFLARRFKLLEQALVIEEQLRRAAYLNMTEDPAHPSMALNTRFSEVECLAESHQHLSKESMSGNKPANAVLHKVLKQLEELLSDMKADVTRLPATIARIPPVAVRLQMSERNILSRLASRGPDVTAQSQSQTSQQMQVPR from the exons ATGTCGGCCAGCGAGGATGAGAGGGGAGACTTTGGAGTCGCGGAGGAGCACTCACTTCTGCACG ATGAGGACGAGCCGGAGGATGCTGTGTCTGACGTAGAGGAGGTACCCAAgtcgaagaagaaaaagaaagccaAGAAGAGCAGCCGCGAGAGCAGGAGCAGCAAGAGGCAGAGGCCCATCAGAGAG GAATTGCCAGTCAGCTCCCCAGAGCACCTGATTGGAGTCGAGGCAGCAGAGAGAGATGCAGATGAGGCCGTTGTGCGGTCAGAGAGTGAAGGAAGTGATTATGCTCCggggaggaaaaagaagaaacgaTCCAGCTCGgccaaagagaagaagaagggggCAGCGACAGAGAAAGGAGGGTCATCCAGTTCTAAGAGCAAACGCAAAGATCCAGaacctgatgatgatgatgacgacgatgatgattgTCAG CCTAAAAGCTCCACTCAGCTGCTGGAGGCATGGGGCATGAAAGACATCGACCACGTCTTTACTCAGGAAGACTACAGCTCCCTCACCAACTACAAGGCCTTCAGCCAGTTTGTTAG gCCACTAATTGCAGCTAAAAACCCTAAAATTGCTGTTTCGAAAATGATGACTCTGATGATGGCCAAGTGGAGAGAATTCAGCACAAATAACCCTCTTAAG GGCTGTGCCACTGCCAATGCAGCACTGGCAGCTGCCAACGTGGCTGCAGCTGTAGAAAACATGGTGGCAGCAGACGGCAGCGCTGAGGCTGGAGCTGCCACTTCACCTGCGTCTGCTCCGGTCGCTGCTGCTGCTCCAACACCTGCTACACCTCCCGCAGCTCCAGCACCTCCACTCCGCAAGGCCAAGACCAAAGAGGGCAAAG GTCCAAATGCACGAAAGAAGTCAAAGTCTTCTGCTAAACCTCCACCAAAGCCCAAGCCTAAAAAGGTGGCACCGCTCAAGATCAAACTAGGAGGCCTCAACAGCAAAAGGAAACGCTCCTCA AGTGATGAGGATGAGCCCGATGTGGACAGTGACTTTGACGAGGGAGCTTTCTCTGTATCTGATGGTTCCAACCGTAGCAGCCGACCCAAGAAGAAGACCAAGagtgcaaagaaaaagaagaaag AAACGGAAGATGGCGACGGTTATGAGACAGACCACCAGGATTACTGTGAAGTGTGCCAGCAGGGAGGAGAGATAATTTTGTGTGACACCTGTCCCAGAGCTTATCACATGGTCTGTCTGGACCCTGACATGGAAAAGGCACCTGAGGGCAAGTGGAGCTGCCCacactgt GAGAAGGAGGGGATCCAGTGGGAGGCCAGAGACGATCTGTCTGAGGCCGAAGGGGAAGATGAGGAAGACAGGAGGGATGAAGGTGTGGAGGAGGAAGATGACCACCACATTGAGTTCTGCCGTGTGTGTAAAGATGGAGGGGAGCTTCTCTGCTGTGACACCTGCCCCTCCTCCTACCACATCCACTGCCTCAACCCTCCCCTCCCTGAAATCCCCAATGGAGAGTGGATCTGCCCCCGCTGCAAG TGTCCACCGATGAAGGGCAAAGTCCAGAAAGTTATAACCTGGCGCTGGGGGGAGCCGCCTGCCCCCACGCCTGTTCCCAGGCCTGCTGACCTTCCTGCTGATGCTCCTGATCCCCCTCCTCTAGCGGGACGTAGGGAGAGGGAGTTTTTCGTCAAATGGTGCAATATGTCTTACTGGCACTGCTCCTGGGTGCTGGAGCTTCAG TTGGAGCTGAACTGCCAAGTGATGTTTCGTAACTACCAGAGGAAGACTGACATGGACGAACCGCCACCTGTTGATTTTGGAGGCGAAGGGGATGATGACAAGAGCACCAAGCGGAAGAACAAAGATCCTTTGTTTGTTCACATGGAAGAGGAGTTTTACCGCTATGGGGTGAAGATGGAGTGGCTGATGATCCATCGTGTCCTCAACCATAG TGTTGATAAGAAGAACAACGTCCATTACCTAATCAAATGGAGGGATCTGCCTTATGACCAGTCGACCTGGGAGAGTGAAGACATGGACATTCCAGAATATGACCCCTACAAACAAACCTACTGGAATCACAG aGAGCTGATGATGGGTGAGGAGGGCAGACCTGGCAAGAAACTAAAGAAGCAAGTCAAAGTGAAGAAAGCAGAACGGCCGCCTGCAAATCCAGTTGTAGAT CCCACCATTAAGTTTGACCGGCAGCCTGAGTacctggacagcacaggaggcACTCTGCACCCATACCAGCTGGAGGGCTTGAATTGGCTCCGATTTTCTTGGGCTCAGGCCACTGACACTATCCTAGCTGATGAGATGGGGTTAGGCAAGACTGTGCAGACTGCTGTTTTCCTCTACTCATTGTACAAGGAG GGTCACTCTAAAGGTCCCTTTCTGGTTAGCGCGCCACTCTCTACCATCATTAACTGGGAGAGAGAGTTTGAGATGTGGGCCCCTGACATGTACGTGGTGACCTATGTAGGAGACAAAGACAGCAGGGCCATCATCAGAGAGAACGAGTTTTCTTTTGAGGGAAATGCCATCAGAGGTGGAAAGAAGGCGTCCAAAATGAAG AAAGACTCACCAGTCAAGTTCCATGTCCTTCTAACGTCCTATGAGTTGATTACCATTGATCAGGCTGTGCTGGGTTCAATTGAATGGGCTTGTCTGGTTGTGGATGAGGCACACAGACTCAAAAACAACCAGTCCAAG TTCTTCCGGGTGTTAAACAACTACCCGCTGCAACACAAGCTGCTGCTGACCGGCACCCCTCTACAGAACAACCTGGAGGAGCTTTTCCACTTGCTTAACTTCCTCACCCCAGAGAGATTCAA TAACCTGGAAGGGTTTCTGGAGGAGTTTGCCGACATCGCCAAAGAGGACCAGATCAAGAAGCTCCATGACATGCTGGGACCACACATGCTCAGGAGGCTGAAGGCTGATGTCTTCAAACACATGCCCTCCAAGACTGAGCTCATTGTGAGAGTAGAGCTTAGCCCCATGCAGAA GAAATATTATAAGTTCATCCTCACACGCAACTTTGAGGCTCTGAACACTCGAGGAGGAGGAAACCAAGTCTCTCTCCTCAACGTGGTGATGGATCTCAAAAAGTGCTGCAATCATCCCTACCTCTTTCCTGCAGCTGCCACA GAGGCACCCAAACTTCCAAATGGCATGTATGAGGGCACTTCCCTGACCAAAGCTTCGGGGAAGCTGATGCTGCTTCAGAAAATGATGAAGAAACTAAAGGAGGGAGGCCACAGAGTTCTGGTCTTCTCTCAGATGACCAAAATGCTGGACCTGCTGGAGGATTTCCTGGAAAATGAGGGTTACAAATACGAGAGAATTGATGGAGGAGTCACTGGTAATATGAGACAGGAGGCCATCGATCGCTTTAACG CTCCTGGTGCCCCTCAGTTTGCTTTCCTCCTCTCCACCAGAGCCGGTGGTTTGGGAATTAATCTGGCCTCTGCTGACACTGTCATCATTTATGACTCTGACTGGAACCCGCACAATGACATCCAG GCATTCAGCAGAGCTCACCGTATTGGCCAGAACAGGAAGGTGATGATCTATCGCTTTGTTACCAAGGCGTCTGTAGAGGAGAGAATCACACAG GTggcgaagaagaagatgatgctCACTCATCTGGTGGTTCGACCCGGCCTCGGCTCCAAGACAGGGTCCATGTCAAAGCAGGAGCTCGATGACATCCTCAAGTTTGGCACTGAGGAGTTGTTCAAGGATGAAATTGGAGAAG GAGACAACAAAGAGGATGACAGCAGTGTGATCCATTACGATGACCAGGCCATTGAGCGTCTGTTAGACAGGAACCAGGATGCCACAGACGACACAGAGCTGCAGAGCATGAACGAATACCTGAGCTCCTTCAAAGTAGCCCAGTATGTGGTCAAAGATGAAGACGATGAG gaggaggtagagaggGAGGTAATCAAGCAGGAGGAGAGCGTAGATCCAGACTACTGGGAGAAGCTGCTCCGCCACCACTACGAGCAACAACAGGAGGATCTTGCTCGCAATCTAGGCAAAGGCAAAAGAACTCGAAAACCGGTCAACTATAATGACGGCTCCCAGGAGGACCGAG ACTGGCAGGAAGATCAGTCTGACAACCAGTCTGATTACTCGGTGGCCTCAGAGGAGGGCGATGAAGACTTTGATGAACGGACTGAAG CCAATGCCCGCAGACCAAACCGCAAAGGGCTGAGGAACGACCGGGACAAACCTCTGCCGCCACTGTTAGCCAGGGTGGGCGGCAACATCGAG GTGTTGGGCTTCAACGCACGGCAGAGGAAGGCTTTCCTAAATGCAGTGATGCGATATGGGATGCCTCCTCAGGACGCTTTCACCAACCAGTGGCTGGTCAGGGACCTCAGAGGAAAGTCTGAGAAAGAATTCAA GGCTTACGTGTCCCTGTTCATGCGTCACCTCTGTGAGCCTGGGGCCGATGGTGCTGAAACCTTCGCAGACGGCGTCCCACGTGAGGGACTGTCAAGGCAGCACGTGCTTACTCGCATTGGTGTGATGTCGCTCATAAGGAAAAAG GTGCAGGAGTTTGAGCATGTGAACGGTCAGTGGTCCATGCCCTGGATGGCCGAGCTGGAGGAGAACAAAAGGGCTGCGGCTTTGGCTGCGGGTGAAGACCCCAAGACTCCGTCATCCGGGACTCCTGCAGACACACAACCCAACACTCCTGTCCCAG aGGATTTGTCTAAGTCTGAGGACAAAGAAGACATGAAGAAGGAGGGAGAGGACAGCAAAGGACCCAAGAAGACAGATGATCCAGAG ATAATTGAAATCCCAGATGAATCTGAAAAATCCCCAGTCAGTGAAAGGAAAGAAGGTGAAGCAGACCTTGCTGCagggaaggaggagaaggagacagGAGGTGCAGATGAAGCCAAGGAGAAAGAAGCTGATGATTTGAGCAAAGACAAAGACGATAAGTCAGCAGAGACGGCAGAAAAGGAAACTCTTGCAGAGGTCAAGGGTGAAGAAGGCAAGGCGGATTCAGAGGACTtgaaag CTGATGATGGCAAAGAGGAGAAGATGGATACCAGTTCATCTACAGAGGAGAAGAAAG AGCAAAAAGAAGAGAAGGACGGTGtgaaaactgaggaatctggcaAACTGCAGAATGGAGACAACACCAAAGAAGGAGGAACAACGATACCGGTGGTTAACGTCAGcgaagagaagaagaaagccaCCAAGCAGAGGTTCATGTTCAACATCGCTGATGGAGGATTCACAG AGCTTCACTCTCTATGGCAGAATGAAGAGAGGGCAGCGACTGTTACCAAGAAGACCTTTGAGATTTGGCACCGTCGCCAtgactactggctcctggctggCATCATACA ACATGGCTATGCTCGATGGCAGGATGTGCAGAATGATGTGAGGTTTGCCATTCTCAATGAACCCTTCAAAGGAGAGATGAGCAGAGGAAACTTCCTGGAGATTAAGAACAAGTTTTTGGCTCGGAGATTTAAG TTATTAGAGCAGGCGTTGGTGATAGAGGAGCAGTTGCGCAGAGCAGCCTACCTGAATATGACCGAGGACCCTGCTCATCCCTCCATGGCTCTCAACACACGCTTCAGTGAAGTAGAATGTCTGGCTGAGTCCCATCAGCACCTCAGCAAGGAGTCCATGTCTGGAAACAAGCCTGCCAACGCAGTACTGCATAAAG TTCTCAAACAGCTTGAAGAACTGCTGAGTGACATGAAGGCTGACGTCACACGTCTCCCAGCAACTATCGCCAGGATACCCCCTGTTGCCGTGCGTCTCCAAATGTCCGAAAGGAACATCCTGAGCCGATTAGCGAGTCGTGGGCCAGACGTCACCGCTCAGAGCCAGTCGCAGACCTCGCAGCAGATGCAGGTGCCGCGCTGA